Part of the Arthrobacter globiformis genome is shown below.
AGGACATTCTGCTCAAGGCCCTTGAGAAGGACATCCCCATCCTCTGCGAGAAGCCGCTGACCCCTGACGCCGAGACCTCCTGGAAGATCGTCGAGGCGGAGCAGAAGCTCGGCCGCAAGCGCATCCAGGTGGGCTTTATGCGCCGCTTCGACGCCGAGTACGCGGCCCTCGGCCAGGTCATCCGCGACCGTGAACTGGGCGAACTGCTGATGCTGCACCACCAGCACCGCAACCCCACCACGCCGCCGGGATTCACCAACGAGATGCTTATCAACGACTCCGTAGTGCACGAATTTGATGCCATCCGGTTCTTCACGGGAGAGGAAATCACGTCCGTCCAGGTCCGCCTGGGCAAGCCCACGAAGAACGCTCCGGCCGGGCAGCACGATCCCCAGCACGTCCTGATCGAAACTGAGTCCGGAGTCCTGGCCGACGTCGAGATCTACGTCAACGCCAAGTTCGGCTATGAAGTGGCCACGCAGGCCGCCTTCGAGGACGGCATCGTAAGCATCGGCGGCGACAAGGGTCCCTACACCCGCAGCGCCGGCCGCTGGGGCGGCAAGGTCACGCCCGGCTTCGAAGAGCGCTTCGGCGCGGCGTATGACGTCGAAATCCAGGCGTGGGTGGACGCTGCCCTCCGCGGTGAAATTGGCGGCCCCACCGCCTGGGACGGCTACGCCACCGCCGCATGCTGCGAGGCCGGTGTTGAGGCGCAGAAGAACGGCGAGAAGGTGGCCGTGAAGCTGAACGCCAAGCCTGCCCTGTACAGCTAGGCCACGCTTGTACTTGGAGTTTTGTCCAGATAATGCGCCTTAGGGGCCCTCAAGGTTGCATTATCTGGACAAAAACTCGGTTCGTTACCCAACTTTTTCCACAATGGAGTGTTCTTCGTGAAAATCGCCCTTGATCCCACCCCCTTCCACCACAGCCACAGCCTGCTGGAGTTTCCCAAGGTGGTGGCCGACCTCGGCTACAAGTACATGCAGATGACGCCGCACCCGGATCTCATCCCCTTCTACAACCACCCGAAGGCCGACGACGAACTGGTGGGCCAGTTGAAGAAGGCGTGCGCCGGCGCCGGAATTGAAATCGCGTCCATCCTGCCTGTGCTGCGCTGGTCCGGCCCGGACGAGGACGCCCGTGAAGCAGCAGTGCGCTACTGGAAGCGCGCCATCCAGATCGCCGTGGACCTGGGCGTGAGCACCATGAACACCGAGTTCAGCGGCCGGCCTGAGCTGGCCGAGGAATCCGAGCGCGCGTTCTACCGCTCCATGGAGGAACTGCTCCCCATCATCGAGCGCGAAGGCATCGACCTGCTCATCGACCCGCACCCGGACGACTTCGTGGAGGAAGGCCTTGCCGCGATCCGCGTCATCCGCGGCCTGAACTCCAAGAACGTCGGCATGGTCTACGTGGCCTCGCACAGCTTCCACATGAAGAACTCGCCGCTGGACATCATGCGCGCGGCAGGGGACAGGCTCCGCCTGGTCCACGTTGCCGACACCATGGACCACCACGCGTCCCACGGACTGCGCTACATCACCAATCCGCCGGGCAACGCGGTCCGGGTGCACCAACACCTGAAGATCGGCGACGGCGACGTGAACTGGGACGAGTTCTTCGGCGGCCTGAAGGAAATCGGGTTCCTGGACCGGGACGACACCGTGATGGTGTCCAGCGTCTTCGCCGAAGACGACAATGCCGAGGACGTTTCCCGCTACCAGCTGGACACGATGAAGCAGTACGTGCAGAAGGTCAGCGTATGACGGCCGCGCCTTCTGGCAAGGCCGACTTAAAACACCAGCGGGCGCTCCGCACGGTCACCATCATTTCCACCTTCGGCGGCCTGCTCTTCGGCTACGACACAGGCGTCATCAACGGTGCCCTGCCATACATGCAGGAGGACCTGGGCCTGACCCCCCTTGCCGAGGGCATGGTGACGTCGTCGCTCCTGTTCGGCGCCGCCTTCGGTGCACTGTTCGGCGGCCGGCTGGCGGACCGGAACGGCCGCCGCAAGATGATCATGGTCCTTGCCGTCGTCTTCCTGATCGGCACACTCTCCTGCACGCTGGCTCCGAGCACTGAGTTCATGGTGGCGGCCCGGTTCATCCTGGGCCTGGCCGTGGGCGGGGCGTCCGTGACGGTGCCGGTGTACCTCGCTGAGGTGTCGCCCTCGGCCCGCCGCGGGCGGATCGTGACGCAGAACGAACTCATGATCGTCACCGGCCAGCTGCTCGCTTTCATCTTCAACGCCTACCTCGGCAACACCTTCGGCGGGGCCGGGGGCATCTGGCGCTGGATGCTGGTGATTGCCACGCTGCCCGCCATCGCCCTGTGGATCGGCATGGCCTTCATGCCCGAAAGCCCCCGCTGGCTAGCCTCCATGGGCAGCTTCGGCGAGGCGCTCGGCGTGCTTCAGCGCATCCGCTCCAAGGCCGAGGCCACGGCGGAGTTCGACGAGGTCAAGGCCATGGCCGTGGAGGACTACAAGTCCAAGATGGGCTCCTGGAAGGACCTGCAGGTTCCCTGGCTGCGGCGGATCTTCTTCGTCGGCGTCGGCCTTGCGGTGATCCAGCAGATCACCGGCGTGAACTCCATCATGTACTACGGCACGCAGATCCTGGCGGATGCCGGCTTCGGCCGGGAAGCGGCACTGAGCGCCAACATCGCCAACGGTGTCATCTCCGTGCTGGCCACCTTCGTGGGCATCTGGCTCCTCGGCAAGGTGGGGCGCCGCCGGATGCTCATCACCGGGCAGATCGGAACCACCTCGGCGCTGCTGCTGATCGGCTTGTTCTCGCTGATCCTGCCCGAGGGCACCGGGCGTGGCTACGTAATCCTGGCGCTGACCGTCACGTTCCTCGCATTCCAGCAGGGGGCCATTTCACCGGTCACCTGGCTAATGCTCTCGGAGATCTTCCCGTTGAAGCTGCGCGGCCTCGGCATGGGCGCGTCGGCCTTCGTGCTTTGGATCGTGAACTTCCTGATCGGCTTCGGCTTCCCGCAACTGCTCGCCGCAGTTGGCATCTCCAGCACGTTCTTCGTGTTCGCCGTCCTGGGTGTCGGCGCCATTCTGTTCGCTGCCAGGTACATTCCCGAGACCAAGGACAAGAGCCTTGAGGACGTGGAACACTACTTCAAGCACCAGGCAGGCGTCTCCGCCGCAGCTGAAACCGCCGTCGGAACGAACACCCCGGTCCACTAAACAGTCCGGGTCCAAACCCGTCCCGGACCATGACCGCTCCCGAGTTTTGTACAGACAATGCCCTCTCGAAGCCTTCGGGAGGGCATTATCTGTACAAAAACCCCAGCGCCGGAGGCAGTTTTGCGCCCAGGCGTTCGACTGCCGGAAGCGTTCGACGGCGGCTAGCTGGTTGCCGGGGCGGTGCTGCCCGGCGGCTTCCGGACGAACCTAGACGCCGGCGTGGAGGCGGGGGAGGGCATCTACCAGCGGCGCCAGTTCCGGCACCTGCTGCGCTTCGGCCAGGGTCCGCTCCAGTGTGGCGTCGTGGACCGGCCGCGCTTCTGCCAGCAGCTTGCTCCCGCTGCCCGTGAGTTCGGTGTAGATGCCACGGCGGTCGTCCGCGCACAGAATGCGGGTCAGCAGGCCGCGGTCCTCCAGCCGGTTCACCAGGCGGGTGGTCGCGCTGGCACTGAGGGCGGTGGCCCGGGCCAGCTGCTGCATGCGCATGTGCCACCCATCCTGCCGGCTGAGCGCGTCCAGCACCGTGTATTCGACGACGGAGAGCTGTGCCTGCTCCTGCAACGACCGTTCCAGCTCCGCCTCGATCAGCCCGTGCAGGGCCGCCAAGGTGCGCCAACCCTGGGCACGCACCTCCACGGCGTCGTCCTTGATGCCCATGGACTCTCCTCCTTCGGTTCTCCGGCTCTGCCGAAACAGAGCACGGCCGTGAAATAGTTGCTTGCGCGGTATATTTGCTTGTGCAACAATTACTTGCGTTGCAATAAATAGCGCGCCTGCAACTATTAGCTTACGTCGCGCTCCCCATTCAGTACAGTGCCGAAGGAGCACATCCATGCCTGTTGGCCTGATAGCCCTAGCCCTCGGCGGGTTTGGCATCGGACTCACCGAATTCGTCATCATGGGCCTGCTCCCCGAAGTGGCCGCAGACTTCCAGGTGAGCGAAGCCTCCGCCGGCTGGTTCATCTCCGGCTATGCCCTCGCCGTCGTGGTGGGAGCGCTGGGACTCACCGCCGCGGTGTCCCGCTTCCAGCGCAAGCCCGTGCTGGCCGTTCTGCTGGTGCTTTTCGTCGCCGGCAACCTGCTGTCCGCCATAGCGCCTGACTACTGGGCGATGATGGCGGGCCGGGTGGTTGCCGCCCTCGCACACGGCGCCTTCTTCGGCATCGGGGCGGTGGTGGCAGCCGGCATGGTCGCGCCGACCAAGAAGGCCGCCGCCATCGCCATCATGTTCACCGGGCTCACGGCCGCCAATGTCCTCGGAGTTCCACTCGGCACCCTGCTGGGGCAGGCGGCAGGCTGGCGCTCCACCTTCTGGGCCATCACGGGCATCGGCGTGCTGGCACTGGCCGGCATTCTGGCCCTGGTGCCCAAGGCGGGGAACGGTGACGCCGCAAGCGGCGGACTGCGCAGTGAGCTGCGCGCCTTCCGCTCCGGCCAGGTGTGGCTGTCGATCCTGGTGACCATCCTCGGCTACGGCGGAATGTTCGGCGCCTTCACCTACATCGCCTTCACCCTCACCGAGGTTTCCGGATTCGCCCCCTCCACGGTGCCATGGCTGCTGATTGTCTTCGGTGTCGGCCTGTTTATCGGCAACACCCTCGGGGGCAGGGCGGCTGACCGCGACGTCGACCGCACCCTGCTGGCCGTACTCTCGGTCCTCGTCCTCGTGCTGGTGGTTTTCGCCCTGAGCGCGGGCAACCAGGTGCTCACCATCGCCTCGTTGCTGCTCCTGGGTGGTTTCGGGTTCGCCACAGTGCCCGGCCTGCAGATGCGCGTCATGAAGTACGCGGCCAAGGCGCCCACGCTGGCGTCCGGAGCCAACATCGGCGCGTTCAATGTGGGCAACGCCCTTGGCGCCTGGCTTGGCGGCGTGACCATCAGCGCCGGTCTGGGCTACACCTCGCCCATTTGGGCAGGGGCCGGGATTACCCTGCTGGGCCTTCTGGTGATGGCCGGCGCCGCCGCCCGGGCAAAGGCCAGTGCCCGCCGGGCTCCCGTTCGGGGCGAAACAGCCGAGGCAGTTGTCGCGTCCCAAACACGCGTGGAGACGGAAGCGGCCGGTTCAGTCCAGGCTGAACCGGCCGACGTCGGACCCGTTTCCGTCCGTTAGCCCGCGCCGTTGGCCGCGCACTCCGCGCGATGGCCCGAGCCGTTGGCCCCGCGTTATGCCCCGAACGGCAGCCGGGGGTCCAAGTTCTGGCCGTCCCAGGTCTGGCGCACCCAGCCGTGGTGCGGGTCATCGCTGATGAGCCAGTCGCGCACGCGGCCGGGTCCGGCCATGACGTTGAGGTAGTACATGTCGTAACCGGGCGCGGCCATGGCCGGGCCGTGCCAGCCATAGGGGACCAGCACTACGTCGCCGGTGCGGACCTCGGCCGCGACGTCGATGGGCCGGTGGTCGGAGGCGTAGACCCGCTGGTAGCCGATGGCGTCCGCATTCTCGCCCGGGCCGCTTGAACCCGGGACGTCGGCCACCCGCGTCTCGAAGTAGTAGATCTCCTCGAGCCGGGTCTCGCCCTCCTTCTCCTCGTCATGCTTGTGGGGAGGGTACGAGGACCAGTTGCCGGCCGGCGTGAGGACTTCGCACACGATGAAGCGGTCGGCTTCCAGTGCGGCGGGGGTTCCGAAGTTGTGGACCTGCCGGGAGCAGTTTCCGGCCCCGCGCAGTTCCACCGGCGTCTCCGCCGCGGTGATCAGGCGCGTCGGGTACTGGACCTTGGCGGGCGCCGTCGCGATGGCCACCCGGCCGCCGTCGGACGACGAAACCGTCACCGCCTTGTCCGTCCCGGAGTACAGCACATCGGTGGGGCCGCTGAAGACGCTGGCCCGCCCGGCAAGGGGGTAGTCCAGCCCGTCCACGGTCGCCGTGAACGCCCCGCCCAGCGGAATGACAATCCGTTCCTCCGCCGCGGGGGAAAGTTCGACGACGGCGCCCGGCGCCAGCGTGGCCACCTTGAGTCCTGTGTGTTCCCAGCCTTCCACGGCAAGTTTCGAGTCGGACGTACCCAGCGAAACGTCCCAGCAGCCTTCGGCTGCGCTGCCCAGGGGGTATACCCAGTCGGCCATAAGTTCGTGTCCCTTTCGGATGTGTGGTGGTAGGTCCGGCGCGCGTTGGCCCGCTGCCAGGGCAGGCCAGCGCCTGCCCCTACGCTGCAGGCGCCATGTACTGGCCCGCGGTTGAGGTGGCCTAGCGCTGAACCAGTGTCATTTCGAAGCTGTAGGAGTCACCGCGGTAGACGTGGTGTCCGGTCTCCACGTTCCGCCCCGTGTCGTCGACGGCGGTGCGTTCCATGGTGACCAGGGCCGAGCCCGGTTCGGTCTCAAGCAGGGGAGCCTGGTAGTCGTTGGCCACCACGGCGCCGATGCGCTGAGTGGCTAGCCGGAAGTTGACGCCGCCGCTGCGCAGGATGCCGTACAGGCCCTGCGTGTTCAGCAGGTCCTCATCGATGTGCGTAATGTCGTCGCGTACCCAGTTCTCCATGAGGGCCAGCGGTTTGCCGCCCACTTTCCGGAGCCGGGTGAAGTGATAGACCTTGGCCCCGGCGGCGAGGTGCAGGGCCTCCCGGGTGGCGGCGTCGGCCTCGATGTGCGCAAAGGTGAGCACCTCGGTGGTGGGCTTGCTGCCGTTGTTCGTCAGGTCGTCGTACAGGCTGGACAGCTCAAGCGGGCGGCGGACCTGGCTGGACACCACCTGCGTGCCGACACCCCGCTTGCGGACGAGCAGCCCCGAGCGGACCAGTTCGTCCATGGCCTTGCGCATGGTGGGCCGCGAGAGGTTCAACTGGGCGGCGAGATCGATCTCGTTCTCCAACCGGCTCCCGGGTTCCAGCAGACCGGTGTGGATGGCAGCTTCAATGCCCTGGACGACCTGATGATACAGCGGCACCGGCGACGAGCGGTCGATGCTGAGGCGTAGTTGGTTCGCCATTGAATGCTCCCTTTGTGCTGCAGGTCCCCGCGTCCAGGAAGCCTGTATGTCAGTGCATGTCCGTTTGTTAGGACATACTCCGTTTTTGATAATAGCAGGGAGCCGCCGGCAGTCAAGGAGTTAGGCAGTCAGGGAGTGCGGCAGGCCTCCACGAACACGCGGAACGGGGCAAGCCTCTGCTCTTCGGTCAGTTCCGGGGCCTCCGGATGCCACTGCACCGATGCGACCCAGCGCTCGGGGTCCTCCAGCGCCTCTACCGTGCCGTCATCCGCCACGGCGGTCACCAGCAGCCCCGGCGCCACCCGGTCGACAGCCTGATGGTGGCCGGACGCGATCTTGACCTCCATTGCGTGTACGCCGCCCGCGGCTGTTTCACCGGCGGCCGCATCGTCTGCGTCGGCAGAGGCCGTTCCGCCGGCCTCCGGTTTTTCGGCGGCGGCGTACATCTTCGCCACCTTGGATCCCGGGGTAATCGTCACCTCGTGCCAAACCCATGGTCTGTTGGCCGCTGCCGGGATCTGGCGGTGCGGCACGGTACCCGGTGTCATGTCCTGGACCAGTGTTCCGCCGTAGAGGACATTGAGCAGCTGGTGCCCGCGGCAGATTCCCAGCACCGGTGTGCCGGCATCGAGCGCGTGCCGAGCCACCGCGATGTCGAGGCGGTCCTGCTCCGCATTGACGTCATAGAGCGTGGGCCCCGGTTCCTCGCCGTAGAGGCGCGGGTCAACGTCGCCGCCGCCGGGAAGTACGACGCCGTCAAGCGCCTCGGGCGCGTCCGGCGCCTTGTCGCCGTCGGAAGTTCCGCCGTCGGCCGTTCCACTGTTGCGTGCGCCGCTCAGCCCGCCCTCCAGTGACTCAGCAGTGAGCAGCACCGGTTCTCCGCCGACATCGCGGATGAGGCTGACGATGCAGCCGAAGAGGTTGTTGGCCTTTGCCACCCGCGGGTCCGGATCCGAAGAGCTGCTGAGCCGGACCGGGATGCCGATCCGCGGCCGGCGCTCCTCGCGCGGCGCCGCGCTGTGTGCCGCGTCTGCATCCGGCGCCGTGTCCGGGTTCTGCGCTGCGTCCGGGGTCTGCACTGTTCCTGAATTCCGCGTTGAATTCTGCATCCTCAAATTCTGCCCCATATCCGGCCGGTTAGGCTGGCCGAATGAACAACCGCTATCTGGTGTCCAGGGACCGTTTCATCGCTGCGGCGCCGGACGTGGTCTTCGAGGTCCTGGCCACTCCCGCGCTGCACAGCGAAATCGACGGATCGGGCACCGTCAAGGGCGCCCAGCCGCGGGGGCCGTTGCGCCTGGGACCGGGGGCCAAATTCGGCATGGAAATGAAGATCAGGGTTGATTACCGGATCCTCAACACCGTCACTGAGTTCGAGGAGGGCCGGCGGATCGGCTGGCGCCACTTCTACGGGCATGTGTGGCGTTACCTTCTGGACCCGGCCACGGACAGCAGCGGCGTGCGCGGAACGCTCGTGACAGAACAGTGGGATGCGCGCAATGTCCGCGGCAAGTTCCTGCTCCGGCTTGCCGGTTATCTGGGCCGCCATCCGGCGAATATTGACAGGACGCTCGCCAGGCTGGACTCATACGTTACGGGCGCGCAAGCCGCGCGATGACGCACTTCGTGCCGATTTTATTGGGGCTGCGCGGGTTTCGGTAGTGTTGGGAGCAACAGGCAAGGCGAAAGTAGGGCAGTCGATGGGGCGCAGGACACTTGTTGACGACCTGGTCGATGGTCTGCTGGACGACATTCTTGACGGCAGGCTCAAGCCGCATGATGCGCTGCCGCCGGAAGCCGACATTGCCAAGGCCTACGACGTCAGCCGGCTGACCGTCCGCGAAGCACTGAAGGCACTCCGGGCGCAGAACATCCTTTACGTCAAAGCCGGCCGCGGAACATTCGTGAATCCAGCAGACAGCTGGACCGGCCTTGACGCGATCATCAAGGCAGCGTCGCACGGCAACGCGGACGATCAGGTTTCCCGCGGCCTGATCGAGGTGCGACGCATGGTGGAGACTGGAGCCGCCGCGCTCGCCGCCAGGCGCCACACTCCGGAGCACGCGGAGGAGATGCGGGCGTCCATCGCGGACATGAAGCGGTTTCACCAGGCCGGAGACCTTGACGGGTTCGTGGCGGCGGACATCGCCTTCCACGACACCGTTCTGAAGGCCTCCGGCAACCCGTTTGTCCGCGCCCTCCTGGCCCAGCTGGGTCAGTCCCTCTACCGCGCCCGCCGCGAGACCTCGGCCATCGAGGAGATCCAGCGCCACGCCATCGCCTTCCATCAGCGCGTGCTCGAGAGCATCCTCGCCGGCGACTCCGAGCTGGCCCGCAAGGCCATGGACGAGCACATGGACCAGACCTTCGAGGACTACGAGCGCTATGTTCACGGCAACCGCGGTTAGGCTCTGTGTTCCTAGGCGCCGGCGTTCTTGGGCCCTGGCTTTTCTCGTTTCCTACTTTTTTCCGGGTCCAACGTCCTTCTGAGCCCACTTTTTTGCTGGGGCCACGCCTTTCATCTTGACGTAATGCTCGTCACGCTCCTATGCTTTTGGTCATGTTCTTCCGTCAGATGTCTGACATCAGATTTAGCGCAGACATTCCCCTCTGAAGCGGACAGAACCCCATCAGAAAAAGCATCGGATTCCCCCGGCGAAGCCGCCGGCCCGGAAACCGACAGACAGAAGGTCGATGATGACTTCATTCACCACAAAGTCCTCCGGACTGGGCGAGCTTGGAGACCGCACGCTCCGCAAGGTCCGCCGCCGCGTAATGCCCCTGATTGTGCTGCTCTACTTCATCGCGTATCTGGACCGGAACAACGTCGGCTTCGCCAAGCTGACCATGGGCGAGGACATTGGCCTGAGCGCCGCAGCCTACGGTCTGGGCGCCGGCATCTTCTTCCTCGGCTACGCCGTGCTCGAAATCCCCAGCAACGCCGGCATGTACAAGTTTGGCGCCCGCAAGTGGCTGGCCCGCATCCTCATCACCTGGGGCATCTTCGCAGCGGCCATGGCCCTGGTGAACGGCGAATCCACCTACTACATCATCCGCTTCCTGCTGGGCGCGGCCGAGGCCGGCTTCTTCCCCGCCATCCTCTTCTACCTGACGCTGTGGTTCCCGGCCGCACAGCGGGTCACTGTACTGGGCATCTTCATCCTGGCCCAGCCCATCTCCAACGCACTGGGTGCCCCGGTTTCCGGCCTGCTCCTCCAGATGGACGGCATCATGGGCCTGCAAGGCTGGCAGTGGCTCTACATTCTTGAAGGCATTCCCGCCGTCCTGCTGGGCGTGCTGACCCCCTTCCTGATGACGGACCGCCCTCGGGACGCCAAGTGGCTCAACGCCGACGAGCGCGAATGGCTCGCCACCACCATGGACGCCGAACTGGCAGCCAAGTCCAAGGGCAGCAGCCACAACTTCCTGGCCGGTCTCAAGGACAAGCGCACCATCGCCTACTCGGCCCTCTACTTCGGACTGGTCTGCGGCATCTACGGCCTGGGCCTCTGGATGCCCACCATCGTCGCCGCCCTGGGCGAGTTCTCCACCGCCGAGGTCGGATTCATCGTCCTCATCCCGTACGCCATCGCCGCGGTCTTCGTCTACTTCTGGAGCAAGCGCGCTGACAAGACCGGCAAGCGTGCCTGGCACAGCGCCGTCAGCATGGTCCTCGCCGGCTTGGGCCTGCTCGCCGCCGGTTTCCTGCTTCCGGTCAACCCTGTCCTGGCACTCATTGCCCTGACCGCGTCGGCCATGGGCATCTACGGGGCCATTGCCCCGTTCCTGTCGATGCCGTCCGCAGCGCTCACCGGCGCAGCCGCCGCATCCGGGCTGGCCATGGTCAACTCGCTGGGCAATCTGGGCGGATTCGTCGCCCCCTATGCAGTGGGCATCCTGAAGGACGCCACCGGCAACAACCAGAGCGGCCTACTCTTCCTCTCCTTCTGCCTGTGCGTCACGGCCGTGGCCACCTACCTCTATGCCCGCAAGCGCCCCGAAGGCGATGCGGCGCTGGATCCGGCAGTCAAGGCCGCCGCAGACGTTCCGGCCAGCCGCTAAAGACCCATCCGAGAACCACCCGAAGGAATACCCGCAATGATCTCAATTACCCCTTTCCCCGCAGAACGCACCGTTGTGCTGACCGGCGCGGCCTCTGCCCGCGGTATCGGCCGCGCAGCAGCTGACCGCATGGCCAGCGAAGGCTGGTCCATCGCCATCCTGGACATCAACGCCGAGGACGCGAAGGCCGCGGCCGCAGAGATCGGATCCAACCGTGCAGTGAAGGCGATCGGCGTCGGCGCCGACGTCTCCGACGAGGCGTCCGTGGACCGGGCTATCACGGAGATCGAAGAGTCGTTGCCGCCGATCGTGGCCCTTGCCAACCTGGCCGGCATCAGCTCGCCGACCCCCTTCATGGAAACCACGGTTGCCGAGTGGGACAAGGTATTTGCGATCAACATGCGCGGCACCTTCGTGGTGTCACAGCGGGTCCTCAAAGGAATGATCGAACGCGAGCTCGGCCGCATCGTGAGCATTTCCTCCATCTCCGCCCAGCGCGGCGGAGGGACCTACTCCAAGGTGGCTTACAGCGCCTCCAAGGCCGGCATTGTCGGCTTTACCCGTGCCCTGGCCCGCGAGGTCGGCGAGTTCGGCGTGACCGTGAACGCCATCGCCCCCGGCCCGATCGACACCGACATCATGGGCGGCACGTTGAGCGAGGAGCGCAAGGCACAGATGTCCGAGGGCATCATGATGGGCCGCGTGGGTACCCGCGAGGAAGTGGCTGCGCTGATCTCCTTCCTGCTGGGTGCGGACTCGGGCTACATCACGGCCGCGACCTACGACATCAATGGCGGTCTGCAGGTTTCCTGACCCGTTCCTGAATTATCCGAAGTGCCCCGCCGGGATTCCGCCGGGGCACTTCTACTTTCAACTGGGTAGCAGCTCAGGGCGTTCCCAACGCTGGGAACGCCTGCTGAGTCTCATGACTTAATGGACAGTTCTGTCTCATGACTTCGTAGACACTCTGTCTCAGGACCTCGTGGACACTTGGGCTGCGGGTTTGCTGCTGTTCATGAGTAAATCCCAGCCGGACATCAGGATTCGGCATGCTGTTGCGACATGGTCCGAGGATTCGCCCAGGGGTGCGGTGAGCGCATTCTGCAGGAAGCACAATGTTTCCCGGGCCTGGTTCTACCGGGTCCGGGCGGCGGCCGCTGAGGTCGGGCCGGTGAAAGCGCTGGAGAAGAGGCCCACGCTTCCCTCGACGATGCCGACCGCGACTGCACCGGGCATGGTGGATCTGCTGCTCGGTGCCCGGGCGGAGCTCAAGAAACTGGGCTTGGACCACGGCCCGCTCTCTGTCATCGCAAAGCTCTCCAGGCAGGGCTCTAGGCCGCCGTCCCGGGCCACGGTCGCCAGAATCTTTGCCCGGGCCGGGGTCGTGGTGCCGGAGCCGAGAAAGAAGCCGCGAAGCGCTTACAAAAGGTTCGTCTATCCCCCAGCCCAATGCGTGCTGGCAGATCGACTCGACCGAGTGGCAGCTCGCCGACGGGAGGAAGGTGGCGATCTTCCAGCTCATTGATGACCATTCACGTCTGGCACTGGCGTCCCTGGTGGCCACCGGGGAAACCAGTGCCGCCGCGATCGCCGTCGTCACGCTGGCCATCGAATGCCACGGTGCACCGCAGAAATTCCTCTCCGACAACGGCTCGGCCCTGAACCCCACCCGCCGCGGACGCACCGGCGCGCTGGTCGAATTCCTCAAAGCCAGGGGCATCGAGCCGATCACGGGCAAACCCTATAAGCCCACCACCCAGGGCAAGAACGAACGCTTCCAT
Proteins encoded:
- a CDS encoding SRPBCC family protein, encoding MNNRYLVSRDRFIAAAPDVVFEVLATPALHSEIDGSGTVKGAQPRGPLRLGPGAKFGMEMKIRVDYRILNTVTEFEEGRRIGWRHFYGHVWRYLLDPATDSSGVRGTLVTEQWDARNVRGKFLLRLAGYLGRHPANIDRTLARLDSYVTGAQAAR
- a CDS encoding FadR/GntR family transcriptional regulator, with translation MGRRTLVDDLVDGLLDDILDGRLKPHDALPPEADIAKAYDVSRLTVREALKALRAQNILYVKAGRGTFVNPADSWTGLDAIIKAASHGNADDQVSRGLIEVRRMVETGAAALAARRHTPEHAEEMRASIADMKRFHQAGDLDGFVAADIAFHDTVLKASGNPFVRALLAQLGQSLYRARRETSAIEEIQRHAIAFHQRVLESILAGDSELARKAMDEHMDQTFEDYERYVHGNRG
- a CDS encoding MFS transporter → MMTSFTTKSSGLGELGDRTLRKVRRRVMPLIVLLYFIAYLDRNNVGFAKLTMGEDIGLSAAAYGLGAGIFFLGYAVLEIPSNAGMYKFGARKWLARILITWGIFAAAMALVNGESTYYIIRFLLGAAEAGFFPAILFYLTLWFPAAQRVTVLGIFILAQPISNALGAPVSGLLLQMDGIMGLQGWQWLYILEGIPAVLLGVLTPFLMTDRPRDAKWLNADEREWLATTMDAELAAKSKGSSHNFLAGLKDKRTIAYSALYFGLVCGIYGLGLWMPTIVAALGEFSTAEVGFIVLIPYAIAAVFVYFWSKRADKTGKRAWHSAVSMVLAGLGLLAAGFLLPVNPVLALIALTASAMGIYGAIAPFLSMPSAALTGAAAASGLAMVNSLGNLGGFVAPYAVGILKDATGNNQSGLLFLSFCLCVTAVATYLYARKRPEGDAALDPAVKAAADVPASR
- a CDS encoding SDR family NAD(P)-dependent oxidoreductase, with translation MISITPFPAERTVVLTGAASARGIGRAAADRMASEGWSIAILDINAEDAKAAAAEIGSNRAVKAIGVGADVSDEASVDRAITEIEESLPPIVALANLAGISSPTPFMETTVAEWDKVFAINMRGTFVVSQRVLKGMIERELGRIVSISSISAQRGGGTYSKVAYSASKAGIVGFTRALAREVGEFGVTVNAIAPGPIDTDIMGGTLSEERKAQMSEGIMMGRVGTREEVAALISFLLGADSGYITAATYDINGGLQVS